The genomic segment GGCGGTATCGGCGACGATATTTCCAACTTGATTGGCGGTTCTGCTGGTGCCATTTCGACCAGGTCAATGGGAAATGCGAAGGCTCCCAGGGAAAATGAAATCGAATGGGGCTCCGGGCCTGCATCTCGTTCCGCAACTGATATCATGAAGGTCGTGCGTCAGCGTACGCCTGGACTGCGGCATGTCTACAATAAATACCTCAAAAAGAAGCCGGGGTTCCAGGGAAAGGTGACTCTCAAGTTCACGATTGCGCCGGGAGGCGAAATCATCAGCATCGCGCTGGTGTCTTCGACGACGGGCTACGGCGAATTCGACGGTGAAATCAAGAATACAGTCGGTCGCTGGAGATTCAGCAAGGTGAAATCGGGTAACACCACCGTGACTATCCCGTTCACGTTCACGGAATAAATCAATTCGCCGTGGATGCTACGTATTCTTGTCATTGCGAGGTGCGTAGCGCCGTGGCGATCTCCTTTTGCTATATTATAGCTTGCAAAAAACGGAGCATTACAATGACCGATCCTAGAATAACGAAGTTAGCAGAAAATCTCATTAACAATGCCATTGCCCTTAAGGCGGGCGAAAACATTCTTATCGAAACGACCGACACTCCCGACGAAGTCACGACAGAACTTGTGAAGGCTGTCGCCAAGGTGGGCGGTAACGCATTCGTGCATAACTACCGCGGCCGTGTCCGTCGCGAAATGATCAAGTCGGCATCCATCGAACAGATGCAGCTGCAGGCTGACCTTGCGATGGCTGAAATGCAGAAGATGCAGGCCTACATCGCTATTCGCGGCGCCGACAACGCTCTCGAAAATTGCGATATCGATGGCAAGCAGATGATGAATTACCGCAAGATTACGGAGCCTGTGCTGAATTATCGTGTCGATAAGACTCGTTGGTGCGTGCTTCGCTGGCCGAACCCCTCCATGGCGCAGGGGGCCAAGATGAGTTCCGAGGCGTTCGAAGACTTCTACTTCGAAGCATGCCTTGCCGACTATCCGAAAATGGCTGCGGCTGCGCAGAACCTCGTGGACCTCATGAACCGTACCGACAAGGTGCGCCTCGTGGCAAACGGAACCGATTTGACCTTCAGCATCAAGGACATTCCGGCCATTCCTTGCTGCGGCAATATGAATATCCCCGATGGCGAAGTCTATACCGCACCGGTCCGTAACAGTGTGAATGGTGTGATTCACTACAATACGCCGACTCTTTACGACGGCAAGTACTTCAGCAATATCCGCCTTGAATTCAAGGATGGCAAGATTGTGAACGCCTCTTGCGAATCCGGCGACAACGTGGCTCTGAACGCGCTTTTCGATACCGACGAAGGTGGCCGTTACGTGGGCGAGTTCGCCATCGGCTTCAACCCGTTCGTGAATGCACCCATGTGCGACATTCTGTTCGACGAAAAGATTGCGGGCTCTATCCACTTTACGCCGGGGCGTTGCTACGAAGAAGCTCCGAATGGCAACATTAGCGCCATCCACTGGGATCTGGTGCTCATCATGCGTCCGGAATACGGTGGTGGTGAAATCTGGTTCGACGATAAGCTTATCCGTAAAGACGGCATCTTTGTTGTCGACGAACTCAAGTGCCTGAATCCGGATCAGCTCGGAAAATAGGGTAAATCAAAGAAGCCGTCCTTGTGGGCGGCTTCTTTAATGGGGAATCTACTTAATGCTCCAGTCGATAGGCTCGAGCCCCTTGCTTTTGAGGTATTCGTTTGCTTTGCTGAAATGCTTGCAACCGAAAAAGCCGCGGTAGGCCGAAAGCGGGCTCGGGTGCGGTGCGGTGAGAATGAGGTGTCCGCGATTCTTGGCGACGAGTTCCTGTTTCTTGATGGCGAAACTGCCCCAGAGCAAAAACACCAGATTCTCGCGGGTTTCCGAAAGCCGCTTGATGATGGTGTCGGTGAATTGCTGCCAGCCGATTCCCGCGTGGCTTGCCGCCATGTGGGCACGTACTGTGAGCGAAGCGTTTAAAAGCAGAATGCCCTGATGCGCCCAGCTTTCGAGGTTCCCGTGCGGAGGGGGATTGATTCCCAAATCGTCGTGGAGTTCCTGGAAAATGTTGATGAGCGAGGGGGGCGGCTGGATTCCCATTGGTACAGAAAAACAGAGACCGTGTGCCTGGCCGGGATTGTGATAGGGGTCTTGCCCGATGATGACCGCCTTGACCTTGTCGACGGGGCAAAAGTCAAGTGCCGCAAAAATTTGCGATCCCGGCGGATAGACCACGTGGTGTTCCGCTTTTTCTTGCAGAAGTTTTTCTTTAATTTGTTTAAAGTACGGCTGCTCGAATTGGTCGGCGAGCAGATTCAGCCAGGATTCTTCTAGTTTAACGGACATAGTTAGTAGACAGTAAATAAGAATGAGGTGTCAGGTTTCAGCCCTTTTGGCTAGTATGGCGACTTTTTCTCCGTAGGCGCGGGTGTAGAATAGGATTGCAGAGTTCTTTCCCTTGGGCTTAAGGCGCTTGATTTCTGCATCGGGATCGAGTTTTACGCCGCGGAGCTTGAGGGTGATTTTCCCGATGCCGTGTTCCTTGAGCATGGCGCGAACGGCCCCTGTAGCGATTTCGGTATGGGCAAGGGCTTCGTAGCAGGCGAAACCCGGTGTGGGGAGCGGTTCTGCACTTGCGACGTAGGCGATTCCTTCGGAAATCAGGTGTGCGTTCGGGGCGTGGGCGAGTGCGGCCTGGTTGAATAGGTGGCTGCGGATTAGGACCGGTGCGGGTTCCGAAATGAACTTGTCGATTTCACCGAGCGGAAGATCGCTCTTGCTCGTTGCGGTACGGTAGGTGCGATCCTTGCCTTCGAGGCTGTCGTTTCGGTCTAGTTTTTCTTGAAGGTCGTCGTCCAGAGTTTCCTGCGAACGGTCGCGGGGGCGGCTCCATTCGGTAACGGTGTCTCCGGATTTGCCGATGATGACGGCGCGTACGGTGTCGGGGTGCTTTGCGAGTTCGCCGAATAGCACTAGGCATTCGCGGCAATCGGAGTGTCCGCCCAGGTAAAGAATCTCGGTGCCAATTGGAATTTCGGCGGGTGGATATCCCGGCGGAAGCTTGACCATTCCGCCCTTGTAATGCTTGCTGATTTCGATGACTTCTTCAAGTGTGGGCGTCAGATTACGCAAGTCTCGCTGGTTTTCGCCTTCTAGGGCACGCCTTGCTGGGTCGATTGTGAAATAGTCTGTTATTTTTTTTTCGGCGATTTCGCGGACGTCCCCGCAAACGGTTTCGGCATTTTTTTCGAATGTGCCCATATTGTAGCGGAACATGGCGAGTCGATTTTCGTCGAGGTCTACGCCGGTGATTTTTAACGTCGTGGGCAAGAAAAAGCTGTCGCCACCCATTCCGCAACACAAATCATGAACGGCTCCTTCGCTTGGCCACAGGTTCGCTTTCCAACGGCCGATATCCTGCGCTGTACTTTGTTCCAGGGCGAGCTTGTCGCAGAGGAGAAATTTATCGGTGCCGAATTTTTCGCGAAATTTAGGTACGAGAGCCATGTAATCCATAATGGCGGCGCGTTCTTCGTTGCTGTACCCGTCCTTATGGAGCTGGGTGGAAACCTGTAGCGCATCCATCCGCTTCGAAAGGGCTTTTGTAATAAAGTCCTGTATCTTTGCGGAGGTGAGCTGGTTCCATAATTCCATATCGCAAATTTACAATTTTGAATAATGGTTGCCTAGACGAGGGGAAAATTTTGAAATATTTTTACTTTTCAAGGACATTTTTTTGTTTAGATTAAGGGTATGGATTATAGGAAGGGCTTGGTTTTTGCATTTGGAGTCGCGTTATTGGGGCTTTGGGCTTGTAGCGAAAGTTCCGATTCGTCACCTGTAGATTATGTGGGGGAAGTTTCTTCTTCGTCCGAGGGGGCTGATTCCCTTTTGACCGAAAGCAGCTCTTCGTCAAGAATGGCGGATTCTTCGGCTCTGTCGGAGCAGAATTCGTCATCATCTTCGTCTGAGTTTGGCGCTTCGCTTTCTTCTGCTTTGCAATTGCCGAATTCTTCTGAAAATGCGTTGACTCTTTCTTCTTCTGAAAAGGAAGTTTCTCTTTCGTCGGCGCAACAGCCCGAGAGTTCTTCTTCAGATTCGCAGTATTCATCGTCTGCTCATACTCCGCATTCTTCGTCATCGGATCCGCAGCCCGTCTTTGATTTCTATCGTGGCGCAGACATTTCGACGGTGCAGGAATATGAACGTTTCGGTGCTAAGTTTTACGATGTCGACGGTTCAGAAAAAAGCATCTTTACACTCCTCAAGGATCATGGCTTCAACGCTATTCGCCTGAAAACTTTTGTGAGTCCCTCGGCAAAGTACGGCTATGCGGCTCCCGGCTGCGACCATGATGCGGAATCCTACGCCGACAAGGAACA from the uncultured Fibrobacter sp. genome contains:
- a CDS encoding class I SAM-dependent methyltransferase, with amino-acid sequence MELWNQLTSAKIQDFITKALSKRMDALQVSTQLHKDGYSNEERAAIMDYMALVPKFREKFGTDKFLLCDKLALEQSTAQDIGRWKANLWPSEGAVHDLCCGMGGDSFFLPTTLKITGVDLDENRLAMFRYNMGTFEKNAETVCGDVREIAEKKITDYFTIDPARRALEGENQRDLRNLTPTLEEVIEISKHYKGGMVKLPPGYPPAEIPIGTEILYLGGHSDCRECLVLFGELAKHPDTVRAVIIGKSGDTVTEWSRPRDRSQETLDDDLQEKLDRNDSLEGKDRTYRTATSKSDLPLGEIDKFISEPAPVLIRSHLFNQAALAHAPNAHLISEGIAYVASAEPLPTPGFACYEALAHTEIATGAVRAMLKEHGIGKITLKLRGVKLDPDAEIKRLKPKGKNSAILFYTRAYGEKVAILAKRAET
- a CDS encoding aminopeptidase — its product is MTDPRITKLAENLINNAIALKAGENILIETTDTPDEVTTELVKAVAKVGGNAFVHNYRGRVRREMIKSASIEQMQLQADLAMAEMQKMQAYIAIRGADNALENCDIDGKQMMNYRKITEPVLNYRVDKTRWCVLRWPNPSMAQGAKMSSEAFEDFYFEACLADYPKMAAAAQNLVDLMNRTDKVRLVANGTDLTFSIKDIPAIPCCGNMNIPDGEVYTAPVRNSVNGVIHYNTPTLYDGKYFSNIRLEFKDGKIVNASCESGDNVALNALFDTDEGGRYVGEFAIGFNPFVNAPMCDILFDEKIAGSIHFTPGRCYEEAPNGNISAIHWDLVLIMRPEYGGGEIWFDDKLIRKDGIFVVDELKCLNPDQLGK
- the ung gene encoding uracil-DNA glycosylase; its protein translation is MSVKLEESWLNLLADQFEQPYFKQIKEKLLQEKAEHHVVYPPGSQIFAALDFCPVDKVKAVIIGQDPYHNPGQAHGLCFSVPMGIQPPPSLINIFQELHDDLGINPPPHGNLESWAHQGILLLNASLTVRAHMAASHAGIGWQQFTDTIIKRLSETRENLVFLLWGSFAIKKQELVAKNRGHLILTAPHPSPLSAYRGFFGCKHFSKANEYLKSKGLEPIDWSIK